The segment ACCAGGACGTCGACCTTTGCCAGCTGTTGCAGGGTACGGCCGAAGCTGCCGTCGCCATGAGCGATGCGCAGTTGTTCCAGCAGGCGCGGGGTGCGCAGGTACAGGGTGCTATAGCCCTGGCGGCAGGCCTGGTTGCCCAGGGCGCAGGCCAGCCAGGTTTTGCCGGCACCGGTCGGGCCGGTCAGCAGCAGGTTGTGCTGCTGGCGGATCCAGTCGCCACTGGCCAGGGTGGCGATCAGACGCTCGTCCAGGGCGCGTCCGGTGCGGCGGTCGAGATCTTCCAGGCAGGCGTTGGCGTACTTGAGCTTGGCCTTCTTGCGCAGCCGTACCAGGCGCTGGTTGTCACGCCAGGCCAGTTCGCGGTCGAGCAGTAGGCCGAGGCGTTCATCGAAGCTCAGGCTGTGGCTGGCCGGCAGCGTCCATTGCTCTTCCAGGGCGCGGGCCATGCCGTCCAGGCGTAGCTGGTGCAGTTGATTCAGGGTGTGTTGCGGCATCATCGAACAGCTCCTGTTGCGGGGGTTGGTAGTAGTCGGCGCCACGGACGTTCTCGTGGTCGCCGGGTAAGGTCGTTTCGGCGGCACGCTGGGGCAGCGGCTGTTGATCCAGGCCTTGCTGGAGCAGGTTGCGCACGCTGCGCCCGGTGAAGGCGCGCAGGTGTACGGCACGTTCGGCAGCGGCTTCCAGGCGTGCATTGCCATAGCGCCGGGCCAGCGAGAGCAGGCCGAGGCAGGCGCGGTAGCCCATCTCCGGGTGCGGCTTGTGGGTCAGTTGGTGATCGATCAGTTGGCGCGTGTAGGGGCCGATCCGCGCGCCCCAGTCGAGCAGGCGTTGTGGCGTCCATTCGCGATGCGCCTGGTGCGCCGCGGGCATGTGCTCGCGCTGGGTACTGTAAGCGCCGCGTCGCCCCAGCAGCAGGTGGCTGGCCACCCGCCGGTTGCCATGCAGCACTTCCAGGGTGTGTGCCGTCAGTCGCACGTCCACGTTCTGCCGGGCCAGGGCGGAGGGCACGCTGTAGAAGCTGCCATTGACCTCGATGTGGTAGTCGATGCTGACCTTGCAGCGCTTGAAGGTGGCGACCTCGTAGGGATGCACCGGCAGCGCTCGCAAGGCCGGGCGATCCAGGCGCTCGAACCAGTCGCGCC is part of the Pseudomonas saponiphila genome and harbors:
- the istB gene encoding IS21-like element IS1474 family helper ATPase IstB translates to MMPQHTLNQLHQLRLDGMARALEEQWTLPASHSLSFDERLGLLLDRELAWRDNQRLVRLRKKAKLKYANACLEDLDRRTGRALDERLIATLASGDWIRQQHNLLLTGPTGAGKTWLACALGNQACRQGYSTLYLRTPRLLEQLRIAHGDGSFGRTLQQLAKVDVLVLDDWALAPLEEGARHDLLEVIDDRAGSRSTILTSQLPIEHWHGWINDPTLADAILDRLVHNAYRLTMKGESLRRKKAEEQAAS